A DNA window from Castanea sativa cultivar Marrone di Chiusa Pesio chromosome 7, ASM4071231v1 contains the following coding sequences:
- the LOC142644304 gene encoding uncharacterized protein LOC142644304, which yields MEESRRTATEALVSIVASSGTHCLTAEAHVITFTDVDMEVQHPDHSKPLYVAAQINDVHIRRALVDTSASLNLIPTSTLKATGIPLSRIARALMEVFGFAGIHECTIGSIQLILKVGPIVSLTRFHVIDSPVSYYALLRRPWLHKHKLMPSTYHQCIKGRFNGKPIRIPDNPTPFDLSEAHYFEPTFYDELTPSGEDSTLRPVGIPLPSWQDIEHNSEIDMSDDPSIQRPTLVNATLPPLEKAQLISLLKEYIDVFAWEYHEMPGLDPNLVAHALNVEPGAKPVVQPMQTFHPDVKALIIQEVQKLLTAGFIKPIMHPKWLSNIVLVKKKNGQIRCCVDFRNLNKACLKDEFSLPNMDMLIDSVVGHAMFSFMDGFSGYNQIRMSSKDAAKTAFRTLIGNFYYTSCPSVSRMSEPHIKGL from the exons ATGGAAGAGTCAAGGAGAACAGCAACCGAAGCTCTTGTATCCATTGTTGCTAGCTCAGGAACCCACTGCCTCACGGCTGAAGCTCATGTCATCACCTTCACTGACGTAGATATGGAGGTGCAACATCCTGATCATAGTAAACCACTATATGTTGCTGCTCAGATTAATGATGTTCATATAAGAAGGGCACTAGTCGACACCAGTGCATCGCTTAATCTTATTCCAACCAGCACACTCAAAGCAACTGGGATCCCGCTCAGCAGAATAGCTAGGGCTCTTATGGAGGTTTTTGGCTTTGCTGGAATTCATGAATGCACTATTGGGAGTATACAATTAATTCTTAAAGTAGGGCCCATTGTTTCTCTCACCAGATTTCATGTTATCGACTCACCCGTTTCTTATTATGCTTTACTTAGGAGGCCATGGCTCCACAAACACAAGCTTATGCCATCTACTTACCACCAATGCATCAAGGGAAGATTCAATGGTAAGCCTATACGCATCCCTGATAATCCTACACCATTTGATCTATCCGAGGCACACTACTTTGAGCCTACTTTCTATGATGAGCTCACCCCAAGTGGGGAGGATTCTACTTTAAGGCCCGTTGGGATCCCATTACCCAGCTGGCAAGATATTGAGCATAATTCAGAAATAGACATGAG TGATGATCCTAGTATCCAACGACCAACTTTAGTTAATGCCACTTTGCCACCGCTAGAAAAGGCTCAGCTCATTTCACTATTAAAGGAGTACatcgatgtttttgcttggGAGTACCATGAGATGCCCGGTTTGGATCCTAACCTAGTAGCACATGCTCTTAACGTGGAACCAGGGGCAAAGCCAGTAGTACAGCCCATGCAGACCTTCCATCCTGATGTCAAAGCTCTGATTATTCAAGAAGTTCAAAAACTCCTCACAGCTGGGTTCATCAAGCCTATCATGCACCCAAAGTGGCTTTCAAACATTGTACTAGTCAAGAAAAAGAATGGACAAATACGATGTTGTGTTGACTTCCGAAACCTTAATAAAGCATGCCTCAAGGATGAATTTTCACTTCCAAATATGGATATGCTCATTGATTCAGTTGTTGGGCATGCCATGTTTTCATTCATGGATGGCTTCAGCGGTTATAACCAGATCAGAATGTCATCCAAAGATGCAGCCAAAACAGCCTTTCGAACTCTTATTGGTAACTTTTATTACACGTCATGCCCTTCGGTCTCAAGAATGTCGGAGCCACATATCAAAGGGCTATGA